One part of the Pannonibacter sp. XCT-53 genome encodes these proteins:
- the cydC gene encoding thiol reductant ABC exporter subunit CydC, producing MSPLRSLIRRQFADQRGPFLIGVALALVPALCGLLLLGLAGWFITACAVAGAAGLAVNYFTPSALIRALAIGRTAGRYGERLMTHDATFRFLARLRGAVFAGFASRRPASAGESRSGLRLARLTLDIDQLDRAYLRFVVPLSVVSVVLAGGAVLAVLLAPAALVPLAVGVVLLTLAARIVARRQLATAARRMEAAEEAMRLRSADFVAGRRDLAIYGGLPAATDAILDAGARRARAEDPLERAASLAEGLVTISGQLILAAGLIVLVPAAAPVAGGEASLSAALVVGLLLTGLGLTEALSSLVPGLAGLTRTERAAARVLPLAEAGDAAQAERRSAPARGPQDGPVAGTTLPPADAGTMTQPAAAGTMTPPADAGTGIQPALCFEAVRFTYPGAARPVLEDFDLSLAPGETVCLVGPSGCGKSTVLALAARLTRPDDGLIRLGDRPLSTIPEAELRRRLAVISQKPVLFNDTIAENLRLAAPQASPEALWAALDQVGLADTVAARPDGLSAMLGEGGAGLSGGEARRLTLARALLTRPEIVLLDEVTEGLDEATAAGVLASLGAFRSQGASLLLISHRRRELALADRILRLEGGRIAATA from the coding sequence ATGAGCCCGCTCAGGAGCCTGATCCGGCGTCAGTTTGCCGACCAGCGCGGCCCCTTCCTCATCGGCGTCGCCCTGGCACTGGTGCCCGCGCTCTGCGGCCTCCTGCTGCTCGGGCTGGCCGGCTGGTTCATCACCGCCTGTGCGGTGGCGGGGGCGGCCGGCCTTGCGGTCAACTATTTCACGCCGAGCGCGCTGATCCGGGCGCTGGCCATCGGCCGCACGGCCGGGCGGTACGGCGAGCGGCTGATGACGCATGACGCAACGTTCCGCTTTCTCGCCCGGCTGCGCGGGGCGGTGTTCGCGGGCTTCGCCAGCCGCCGGCCGGCCTCGGCGGGCGAAAGCCGCAGCGGCCTCCGGCTGGCGCGACTGACGCTCGACATCGACCAGCTCGACCGGGCCTACCTGCGCTTCGTGGTGCCGCTGTCGGTCGTCTCCGTCGTGCTGGCGGGGGGCGCGGTGCTGGCCGTGCTGCTGGCGCCGGCTGCCCTGGTGCCGCTGGCCGTCGGGGTCGTGCTGCTGACGCTGGCGGCCCGGATCGTGGCCCGCCGCCAGCTCGCGACCGCAGCCCGGCGGATGGAAGCGGCCGAGGAGGCCATGCGCCTGCGCAGCGCCGACTTCGTGGCCGGTCGACGCGACCTCGCCATCTACGGCGGACTGCCCGCCGCAACCGACGCCATCCTGGACGCCGGCGCGCGGCGCGCCCGGGCGGAAGACCCGCTGGAACGGGCGGCAAGCCTCGCCGAGGGCCTGGTCACCATCTCCGGCCAGCTGATCCTGGCAGCCGGCCTGATCGTGCTCGTGCCGGCCGCCGCGCCGGTCGCAGGCGGGGAGGCCAGCCTGTCGGCCGCCCTGGTCGTCGGCCTGCTGCTCACCGGCCTCGGCCTGACGGAGGCGCTGTCGAGCCTGGTGCCGGGTCTTGCCGGCCTGACGCGGACCGAACGCGCGGCCGCCCGAGTGCTGCCGCTGGCAGAGGCCGGAGACGCGGCCCAGGCGGAGCGCCGTAGCGCGCCGGCGAGGGGGCCGCAGGACGGACCCGTTGCGGGCACGACCCTCCCGCCGGCGGACGCCGGCACAATGACCCAGCCGGCGGCGGCCGGCACAATGACCCCGCCGGCGGACGCCGGCACCGGGATCCAGCCGGCGCTGTGCTTCGAGGCGGTGCGGTTCACCTATCCCGGCGCGGCCCGGCCGGTGCTGGAGGACTTCGACCTGTCGCTCGCGCCGGGCGAGACGGTCTGCCTCGTCGGCCCGAGCGGCTGCGGCAAGTCGACGGTGCTGGCGCTGGCGGCCCGGCTGACGCGGCCGGACGACGGCCTGATCCGGCTGGGGGACCGGCCGCTGTCGACGATCCCCGAGGCGGAGCTGCGCCGCCGGCTGGCGGTGATCAGCCAGAAGCCGGTGCTGTTCAACGACACGATCGCGGAGAACCTGCGGCTTGCAGCACCGCAGGCCAGCCCCGAGGCGCTGTGGGCGGCGCTGGATCAGGTGGGGCTCGCTGATACGGTTGCCGCCCGGCCGGACGGGCTTAGCGCCATGCTGGGCGAGGGCGGGGCCGGCCTGTCGGGCGGCGAGGCGCGCCGGCTGACGCTTGCCCGCGCGCTGCTGACGCGGCCCGAGATCGTGCTCCTTGACGAGGTGACGGAGGGACTGGACGAGGCAACCGCCGCCGGCGTGCTGGCCAGCCTCGGCGCCTTCCGCAGCCAGGGGGCGAGCCTCCTCCTGATCTCGCACCGCCGCCGGGAGCTGGCCTTGGCCGACCGGATCCTGCGCCTTGAGGGCGGGCGGATTGCCGCGACAGCATGA
- the cydD gene encoding thiol reductant ABC exporter subunit CydD has product MDADQAKTQAAGAGEDTPAKAASRLLAAAVADDRTAIGRSGRIAALADLIWIPQAFLLALSVADMVEPGVAGGPVMATLAHPGVAGLLIGLLALVRLQLGLLAGRTAQAAAERVKARLRARLLGGLAEAGPSATLPGAGAVAAAVTDQIEAAGPYVRRFLPLRPRLSLVPLAILVTAFAVNWLSALILLAAGPMIPLFMALIGLKARAASDSQHGELARMGAFLLDRLRGLDTLRLAGALERTDAAVAHAGERFRLATMKVLKVAFLSSTVLELFSALGLALVAVYVGFSLLGQVSAGTWGAPMDLFTGLFVLLLAPEFFAPLRAFAAAYHDKAGAEAAARILVTLPLADPAPMAATPVSATVSATASARGAGLALAPPPARSPEVILDALTLAPGGRPVIDRLSLRLPAGGRLIVAGPSGAGKSTLIDALTGLRRIDGGRILLDGLDLAALDLDAWRARLAFLSQEPRLFFGTVTANLRRARPEATEAEMWAALDLAGARDLVEQMPRGLGTRLGEDGFGLSVGEARRIALARAALRRDALMLIADEPTAGLDDDTAGVVIAGLDRLSQGVSTVIASHDPRVLALPGLRLDIGQRVQEVAE; this is encoded by the coding sequence GTGGACGCGGACCAGGCGAAGACGCAGGCAGCAGGCGCGGGGGAAGACACGCCGGCCAAGGCTGCATCACGCCTTCTGGCTGCTGCCGTTGCCGACGACCGCACGGCGATCGGGCGCTCCGGGCGCATTGCCGCGCTGGCAGACCTGATCTGGATCCCGCAGGCCTTCCTGCTGGCCCTGAGCGTTGCCGACATGGTAGAGCCCGGCGTCGCCGGCGGCCCGGTGATGGCCACTCTGGCCCATCCGGGTGTCGCCGGCCTGCTGATCGGTCTTCTGGCGCTGGTCCGTCTGCAGCTCGGCCTGCTGGCCGGCCGCACGGCGCAGGCGGCGGCCGAGCGGGTCAAGGCCCGGCTGCGGGCCCGGCTGCTCGGCGGCCTGGCGGAGGCAGGACCTTCCGCCACGCTCCCCGGCGCAGGCGCGGTTGCGGCTGCCGTCACCGACCAGATCGAGGCCGCCGGCCCCTATGTCCGCCGCTTCCTGCCGCTGCGCCCGCGCCTGTCGCTGGTGCCGCTGGCAATCCTCGTGACGGCCTTTGCCGTCAACTGGCTCTCCGCGCTGATCCTGCTCGCGGCCGGGCCGATGATCCCGCTGTTCATGGCGCTGATCGGGCTCAAGGCGCGGGCCGCCTCCGACAGCCAGCATGGCGAACTGGCCCGCATGGGCGCCTTCCTGCTCGACCGCCTGCGCGGGCTCGACACGCTGCGTCTGGCCGGCGCGCTGGAGCGAACGGACGCTGCCGTGGCTCATGCCGGCGAACGGTTCCGCCTCGCCACCATGAAGGTGCTGAAGGTGGCCTTCCTGTCCTCCACGGTGCTGGAGCTGTTCAGTGCGCTCGGCCTGGCGCTGGTTGCGGTCTATGTGGGCTTCTCGCTGCTGGGACAGGTGTCGGCCGGCACCTGGGGCGCGCCGATGGACCTGTTCACCGGGCTGTTCGTGCTGCTGCTGGCGCCGGAGTTCTTCGCGCCGCTCCGGGCCTTTGCCGCGGCCTATCACGACAAGGCCGGCGCGGAGGCGGCCGCCCGCATCCTGGTCACCCTGCCCCTGGCCGACCCCGCGCCGATGGCCGCGACGCCCGTTTCGGCAACCGTTTCGGCCACCGCTTCGGCGAGGGGGGCAGGCCTCGCGCTTGCGCCGCCGCCGGCGCGCTCGCCCGAGGTGATCCTCGACGCGCTGACACTGGCCCCCGGCGGCCGGCCGGTGATCGACCGGCTGTCGCTGCGCCTGCCCGCCGGCGGACGCCTGATCGTCGCCGGCCCGAGCGGGGCGGGCAAGTCGACGCTGATCGACGCGCTGACCGGCCTCCGCCGCATCGACGGCGGCCGCATCCTGCTCGATGGCCTGGATCTCGCAGCCCTCGACCTCGACGCCTGGCGCGCCCGGCTCGCCTTCCTGTCGCAGGAGCCGCGCCTGTTCTTCGGCACCGTGACGGCCAACCTGCGCCGGGCCCGGCCGGAGGCGACCGAGGCGGAGATGTGGGCGGCGCTGGATCTCGCCGGGGCGCGTGACCTGGTCGAGCAGATGCCAAGGGGCCTAGGCACGCGGCTTGGCGAGGACGGTTTCGGCCTGTCGGTGGGCGAGGCCCGGCGCATCGCGCTGGCGCGTGCGGCGCTGCGTCGCGACGCGCTGATGCTGATCGCCGACGAACCGACCGCCGGGCTCGACGACGACACCGCCGGCGTGGTGATCGCCGGCCTCGACCGGCTGTCGCAGGGCGTGAGCACGGTGATCGCCAGCCATGATCCACGGGTGCTGGCGCTACCGGGGCTGCGGCTCGACATCGGTCAGCGGGTGCAGGAGGTGGCCGAATGA
- a CDS encoding DUF4214 domain-containing protein — protein MPTVYFSDSNSVLWRHESGATAPVRIGKMSSAMTDLAVAPDGTLYGIDIFALYRISTSDATTTRIALHNVPSANALVIDPLGVAYAASSVMEILYQTNLETGARTLIGKIGKNAAGDLAFHKGELLMAADTDDIYVINPATGAATLKLRTTIDDIWGMDSDGETLFAYAGNDVYALKSGATAFEKIADFEVNGVGKITGAASTGYGNNGAVQRGSNGAEAFVGTARDDYQFGLGGNDDLNGAGGNDMLNGGSGFDKAIYASNRADVVVDNKGSGKFTVSTRIEGLDTLQDIERITLNDGTLALDLDGAAGQTYRLYQAAFKRTPDQVGLAHNVKLMDQGLSIFDMANAFIASQEFRNTYGESVSNTQFISLLYQNVLNRAPDAAGLSGWLSRMDSGTTRKEVLFGFSESGENKALVGQAIEDGIWLGA, from the coding sequence ATGCCCACCGTTTATTTTTCGGATTCGAATTCCGTCCTCTGGCGCCACGAATCCGGTGCCACCGCGCCCGTGCGCATCGGCAAGATGTCCTCGGCCATGACCGACCTGGCGGTCGCCCCGGACGGCACGCTCTATGGTATCGACATCTTCGCGCTCTACCGGATCAGCACGTCCGATGCCACGACCACCCGGATCGCCCTGCACAATGTGCCTTCGGCCAATGCGCTGGTGATCGACCCGCTGGGTGTGGCCTATGCCGCCTCCAGCGTCATGGAGATCCTGTACCAGACCAATCTGGAAACCGGCGCGCGCACGCTCATCGGCAAGATTGGCAAGAACGCGGCCGGTGACCTTGCCTTCCACAAGGGCGAGCTGCTGATGGCGGCCGACACCGATGACATCTATGTCATCAACCCGGCCACCGGGGCTGCCACGCTGAAGCTGCGCACCACCATCGACGACATCTGGGGCATGGACAGCGACGGCGAGACGCTGTTCGCCTATGCCGGCAATGACGTCTATGCGCTGAAGTCCGGCGCAACCGCCTTCGAGAAGATCGCCGATTTCGAGGTGAATGGCGTCGGCAAGATCACCGGCGCGGCCAGCACCGGCTACGGCAACAATGGTGCGGTACAGCGCGGCTCGAACGGGGCCGAGGCCTTCGTCGGGACGGCCAGGGACGACTACCAGTTCGGCCTCGGCGGCAATGATGACCTCAATGGAGCCGGCGGCAATGACATGCTCAACGGCGGCAGCGGCTTCGACAAGGCGATCTATGCCAGCAACCGGGCTGATGTCGTCGTCGACAACAAGGGCAGCGGCAAGTTCACCGTCTCGACCAGGATCGAAGGCCTCGACACCCTGCAGGACATCGAGCGGATCACGCTCAACGACGGCACCCTCGCCCTCGATCTCGATGGCGCCGCCGGGCAGACCTACCGGCTCTACCAGGCCGCCTTCAAGCGCACGCCGGACCAGGTCGGGCTTGCCCACAACGTCAAGCTGATGGACCAGGGCCTGTCGATCTTCGACATGGCAAATGCCTTCATCGCCAGCCAGGAGTTCCGCAACACCTATGGCGAGAGTGTCAGCAACACCCAGTTCATCAGCCTTCTGTACCAGAACGTCCTGAACCGCGCCCCGGATGCCGCCGGTCTCTCCGGCTGGCTCTCCCGCATGGACAGCGGCACCACCCGCAAGGAAGTCCTCTTCGGCTTCTCCGAGAGCGGCGAGAACAAGGCCCTCGTCGGCCAGGCCATCGAAGACGGCATCTGGCTCGGCGCCTGA
- a CDS encoding glyoxalase superfamily protein: MTGPGPTGDYKAQAKRLRNAMASQGTPISHSRALELIAEAHGARDWNTLAARTPALPHSAPRPATHRAFLQVGARVGGHYLGQPFTGEVLAVSSLGNSGRYKLEIRFDEPVDVVTFDSFSAFRRRIRATVDGTGTSPQRTSNGQPHLVIGTAD; the protein is encoded by the coding sequence ATGACAGGCCCGGGACCCACCGGGGACTACAAGGCCCAGGCAAAGCGGTTGCGCAACGCCATGGCCAGCCAGGGCACGCCCATTTCCCATTCGCGCGCCCTCGAACTCATCGCCGAAGCTCATGGCGCGCGCGACTGGAACACGCTTGCCGCAAGGACCCCGGCCCTGCCGCACTCCGCACCGCGGCCGGCGACCCATCGCGCCTTCCTGCAGGTGGGGGCGAGGGTCGGCGGGCACTATCTCGGCCAGCCCTTTACCGGTGAGGTCCTTGCCGTTTCGAGCCTCGGCAATTCGGGACGCTACAAGCTGGAGATCCGTTTCGACGAACCGGTCGACGTGGTCACCTTCGACAGCTTCTCCGCCTTCCGCCGCCGCATCCGGGCAACAGTGGACGGCACCGGCACCTCGCCCCAGCGCACCTCGAACGGCCAGCCGCATCTGGTGATCGGGACGGCGGACTGA
- a CDS encoding CoA-acylating methylmalonate-semialdehyde dehydrogenase yields MKKIGHFIGGKHVEGTSGRFADVYNPATGEVQAQVALATRAEMRAAVENAAAAQPAWAAQNPQKRARVLMKFVDLLHRDMDKLAEALSREHGKTIPDAKGDVIRGLEVAEFCIGVPHLMKGEFTEGAGPGIDMYSMRQPLGVVAGITPFNFPAMIPMWKFCPAIAAGNAFILKPSERDPSVPMMLAELMLEAGLPAGILNVVNGDKDSVDAILDDETIQAVGFVGSTAIAQYVYSRGCAAGKRVQCFGGAKNHMIIMPDADMDQAVDALIGAGYGAAGERCMAISVAVPVGEDTANRLIEKLAPRVEALKIGPYTAGNDVDFGPLVTKDAYTRVKGLVDKGVEQGAKLVVDGRNFKMQGYENGYFIGGCLFDNVTKEMDIYKTEIFGPVLSVVRAKTYEEAIDLPMSHEYGNGAAIFTRDGDAARDFSTRINIGMVGINVPIPVPLAYHTFGGWKKSGFGDLNQHGPDAFKFYTRTKTVTSRWPSGIKNGAEFVIPTMR; encoded by the coding sequence ATGAAGAAGATCGGACATTTCATCGGCGGCAAGCACGTCGAAGGCACGTCGGGCCGGTTTGCCGACGTCTACAACCCGGCCACCGGTGAAGTGCAGGCGCAGGTCGCGCTCGCCACCAGGGCCGAGATGCGTGCCGCCGTCGAGAACGCCGCAGCCGCCCAGCCGGCCTGGGCCGCCCAGAACCCGCAGAAGCGCGCCCGCGTGCTGATGAAGTTCGTCGACCTCCTGCACCGCGACATGGACAAGCTGGCCGAGGCCCTGTCCCGCGAGCACGGCAAGACCATTCCGGACGCCAAGGGCGACGTGATCCGCGGCCTGGAAGTGGCCGAGTTCTGCATCGGTGTGCCGCACCTGATGAAGGGCGAGTTCACCGAAGGCGCCGGCCCGGGCATCGACATGTACTCCATGCGCCAGCCGCTGGGCGTCGTGGCCGGCATCACCCCGTTCAACTTCCCGGCGATGATCCCGATGTGGAAGTTCTGCCCGGCCATCGCCGCCGGCAACGCCTTCATCCTGAAGCCGTCCGAGCGTGACCCGTCCGTGCCGATGATGCTGGCCGAGCTGATGCTGGAAGCCGGCCTGCCGGCTGGCATCCTCAACGTCGTCAACGGCGACAAGGACAGCGTCGACGCCATCCTCGATGACGAGACCATCCAGGCCGTCGGCTTCGTCGGTTCCACCGCGATCGCGCAGTATGTCTACTCGCGCGGTTGCGCGGCCGGCAAGCGCGTGCAGTGCTTCGGCGGCGCCAAGAACCACATGATCATCATGCCGGATGCCGACATGGACCAGGCCGTCGACGCCCTGATCGGCGCCGGCTACGGCGCGGCCGGTGAACGCTGCATGGCGATCTCGGTCGCCGTTCCGGTCGGCGAGGACACCGCCAACCGCCTGATCGAGAAGCTGGCCCCGCGCGTCGAGGCACTGAAGATCGGACCTTACACCGCCGGTAATGATGTCGACTTCGGTCCGCTCGTCACCAAGGACGCCTATACCCGCGTCAAGGGTCTGGTCGACAAGGGGGTCGAGCAGGGCGCCAAGCTCGTGGTCGATGGCCGGAACTTTAAGATGCAGGGCTACGAGAACGGCTACTTCATCGGCGGCTGCCTGTTCGACAACGTCACCAAGGAAATGGACATCTACAAGACCGAAATCTTCGGTCCGGTCCTCTCGGTGGTGCGTGCCAAGACCTACGAGGAAGCCATCGACCTGCCGATGAGCCACGAGTATGGCAACGGCGCGGCGATCTTCACCCGCGACGGCGACGCCGCCCGCGACTTCTCGACCCGTATCAACATCGGCATGGTCGGCATCAACGTTCCGATCCCGGTTCCGCTCGCCTACCACACCTTCGGCGGCTGGAAGAAGTCCGGCTTCGGCGACCTGAACCAGCACGGCCCGGACGCCTTCAAGTTCTACACCCGCACCAAGACGGTCACCTCGCGCTGGCCGTCGGGCATCAAGAACGGCGCCGAATTCGTCATCCCGACGATGCGCTGA
- a CDS encoding LysR substrate-binding domain-containing protein: MDWDDIRVFLAIARSGQILGAARRLGLNHATVARRLTALEEALKTPLVERGTTGCSLTVAGERFLQSAERMEAEFQAARSDLTDTEIDVSGTVRIGAPDGFGVAFLAPRLGELTARHPGLTIQLVPVPRSFSLSRREADIAVTIDRPDTGRLVAAKLVDYALGLYASRAYVERRGLPGQTSELRDHDLVGYVEDLLYSPSLNYGAEIVRDWSARFEIASALGQTEAVRSGAGIGILHAFIARKDPSLVPVLPQVRLTRAYWMVTHESSRPLRHVAAVQDFLRDLVTRDRAMFL, translated from the coding sequence GTGGATTGGGATGACATTCGGGTGTTTCTCGCCATCGCCCGCAGCGGCCAGATCCTGGGCGCGGCGCGCCGGCTCGGCCTCAACCACGCCACCGTCGCCCGCCGCCTGACCGCGCTGGAAGAGGCGCTGAAGACCCCGCTGGTCGAACGCGGCACCACCGGCTGCAGCCTGACGGTCGCCGGCGAACGCTTTCTCCAGTCGGCCGAACGCATGGAAGCGGAGTTCCAGGCCGCCCGCTCGGACCTGACCGACACGGAGATCGACGTCTCCGGCACGGTCCGCATCGGCGCGCCCGACGGCTTCGGCGTTGCCTTCCTCGCCCCGCGCCTTGGCGAACTGACCGCCCGCCATCCCGGCCTGACGATCCAGCTGGTGCCGGTGCCGCGCTCCTTCTCGCTGTCGCGGCGCGAGGCCGACATCGCGGTGACCATCGACCGGCCCGACACCGGGCGCCTGGTCGCGGCCAAGCTCGTCGACTATGCCCTCGGCCTTTATGCCTCAAGGGCTTACGTCGAAAGGCGCGGGCTCCCCGGCCAGACTTCGGAGCTGCGGGACCATGATCTCGTCGGCTATGTCGAGGACCTGCTCTATTCGCCCTCGCTCAATTATGGCGCCGAGATCGTCCGCGACTGGTCGGCCCGGTTCGAGATCGCCTCGGCGCTCGGCCAGACCGAAGCGGTGCGGTCCGGGGCCGGCATCGGCATCCTGCATGCCTTCATTGCCCGCAAGGACCCCTCCCTGGTGCCGGTCCTGCCGCAGGTCCGGCTGACCCGGGCCTACTGGATGGTGACGCACGAAAGCTCGCGGCCGCTGCGCCATGTGGCGGCAGTGCAGGATTTCCTGCGCGACCTCGTCACCCGCGACCGGGCGATGTTCCTGTAA
- a CDS encoding AAA family ATPase, with translation MQRVMIVGGPGSGKSTLARELGTRTGLPVFHMDQIHWQPGWVERSKHEKDRLSSEVHRQDRWIFEGGHSRTYPERIARADTFIWLDVPVTLRTIRVLRRSWVYRGQSRPDLPEGCPEQFNGRTVEFLKFIWDTRHSSRAKLLEVWQSPPAHLTLHRFTRLKEVRQFLAALEKEQRRQAVTGTSPGRG, from the coding sequence ATGCAACGCGTGATGATTGTCGGAGGCCCCGGCTCGGGAAAAAGCACACTGGCCCGGGAGCTGGGGACGCGGACCGGGCTGCCGGTGTTTCATATGGACCAGATCCATTGGCAGCCGGGGTGGGTGGAACGCAGCAAGCACGAGAAGGACCGCCTGAGCAGCGAGGTTCACCGGCAGGACCGCTGGATCTTCGAGGGCGGGCATTCGCGCACCTATCCCGAACGGATCGCCCGGGCGGACACCTTCATCTGGCTGGATGTGCCCGTGACCTTGCGCACAATTCGCGTGCTGCGGCGCAGCTGGGTCTATCGCGGCCAGAGCCGGCCGGACCTGCCGGAGGGCTGTCCGGAGCAGTTCAACGGCCGGACGGTCGAGTTCCTGAAGTTCATCTGGGACACGCGGCATTCGTCGCGGGCGAAGCTGCTCGAGGTCTGGCAATCGCCACCGGCGCACCTGACCCTGCACCGCTTCACCCGCCTGAAGGAGGTCCGGCAGTTTCTGGCTGCGCTCGAAAAAGAACAGCGCAGACAGGCGGTTACAGGAACATCGCCCGGTCGCGGGTGA